AAGCTGGCTGAAAAAAGCCCAATGGAGGAAAGAAAACAGACATTGGTTGGACAGGTCTTTTGATATAGCCGTTGAGGTTTTGGCAGCCATCAAATCCCGGAAAATGACTCAGGTGGAATTGGCTGAGAAACTTGGCGTGAGTGCGCAGTATGTCAATAAACTCCTTAAGGGACAGGAAAACCTTACCTTGGATACCATTGGGAAGCTGGAAAAAGTTCTTTCAATCAGTCTGATAGAAATCAAGACATCTTCAGCAATAGAAGAAACTCCTACTTTACCCGAAAAGAAAAAACAGAATCAGCCAGTTGAAAAAACCATAACATTAAAGGTGAAGCTGAAGCCTATCAAAAAGATAGAAAAGTTGGCTAATACAAGTGTCCAATCAAAAGTTCAGCCTAAATACATCAAAGCATACGAAGTGGGTACGGTGGAAAGTGATTATATGATGGTTGCAGAGGCTTTATCTGAGTATAGCTATGGAAACTAAAGTAAATTTTTTATTAAAAAGAATCTCTACGGAGCAGTTCGCTATTTTGGAGGAAAATTTTCAGCCAAAGAGGGATGTAAATTTAGAACTGGGCCTTGGATTCAGGTACAGTATTGAGGAAAGAATGATCGGTGTCTTTCTTAAAATCAAATTCTTACAGAAGAAAGCCGCTTTTCTTGTTCTTGAAGTCGGTTGTCATTTTGAGATCGATCAAGACGCCTGGAATCGTTTCCTGAATGAGAACAAAACAGCCATTGTGGTAGAAAGAGGTTTTGCCTGCCATATAGCCATGATTACAGTAGGTACAGCCAGGGGAGTCCTTCATGCAAAAACCGAAAATACCGAATTCAATAATTTCTTGCTGCCCACCATCAACGTGGACAGGTTGATCAAAGAAGATGTGGTTCTGGAATTTGAAGCTGCTGAAGAGAAATGACACTTGATCTTTTTGGAAATACTCAACCAAATCCGCAGGAGCGAAAGAATAAACTTGGCAATACGGAAATCTAATACGTACAATCAGCCAGTATCCTGACGGAAGCCAAAGGTTTCATGGGGGCTTACGATTATACCCTCAATCCCTATTCGGGGTGTTCCTTTGGTTGTAATTATTGTTACGCTGCTTTTTTTGCCAGATCCACTGAAGAAAAAGACAATTGGGGCAATTGGCTAAAGGTAAAAGAAAATGCACTTCAGCTTCTGTTGAAATGGAGGAAAAAGCCTCTGATCGATAAAACCATTTACATCAGCAGTGTTACAGATCCTTATCAGCCTATTGAGAGAGAGCTTGAGCTGACCCGAAGTATCCTTAAAGAGCTTCTTCGTTACCATAAGCCCAGATTGGTGATTCAGACAAGAAGTCAACTGGTTATCCGTGACATTGATTTGCTAAAGCAATTTGAGGTGGTTCAGGTAAACATGACGGTCACCACAGATTCAGAAGCTGTTCGTAAAGCTTTCGAACCGATTTGTCCTTCCAACAAAGTCAGGCTACTGTAATAGTTGGGCCGGCAGGTTGTGGAAAAAGCATAGTCATTACCGAAAAGATAAAAAATATCGTAGAAAAGGGAGATTATTCAACTAATTTAGAAATCTTGGTGACTACCTTTAACAAGAGTCTTCTCAGGAAGCTTGCCGAGTGGATAGGGAATATTTTAAATCCTGAAAGGTATGAATTCAAATATGATGATGATGTGCCGGATCTGGTTCTTGCTTCATCTCATTTTGTTTTCTCAGGTTCTACCAAGACAAATATCCGCCTGCTTCACTTCGACTCCCTTCCCAGGAGAATAGCGGGTATCAAAGCATCCGGCAAATATGACTGGAAAAAACATGAAATTATCCTTTCTGACATCATTAAGGAAGTAAAAAACCGCAACGGGATTTATAATGACAGGCATGACAATATTCTCAACCCTGAATTTATTTTCGAAGAATATCATAGGGTGATTTATGGCCTGCAGGTGGGGATTTCAGGTAGCAAGCAGAAGTACCTCAATGTCAAGCGTACCGGAAGAGGTAACAATCCTTCCCTCCAAAAAAACAGTGACAGGAGACTGTTGGTCTGGGAATGCCTGGAAGCCTATGCCAAGAAAATGCATCATGAAAAAATTGAAAGCTTTATCCTGAAGAAACAGTATCTGTATGCAAGCTTAAAAAATGGACAGGTGACCAAAAAATACGATTATATACTTATAGATGAGTTCCAAGACTGTACAGAGGCGGATTTTGAAATTTTCTTCAACCTGGTCAAGAATCCCAATAACATTACCATAGCAGGAGACCTTGCACAGTCAGTTCATCTTGGAACAACTGCAAGGATTCCAAGGGATGAACGGATGAGCAGGAGACAATTCCATAGACTGGATGGAAGTTACCGATTACCTGTCAGGATCAGTGAAGCCATCAGGGAAATATCAGCATCTT
This Cecembia calidifontis DNA region includes the following protein-coding sequences:
- a CDS encoding helix-turn-helix domain-containing protein, coding for MTNENKAQQLFSNAKKDESWLKKAQWRKENRHWLDRSFDIAVEVLAAIKSRKMTQVELAEKLGVSAQYVNKLLKGQENLTLDTIGKLEKVLSISLIEIKTSSAIEETPTLPEKKKQNQPVEKTITLKVKLKPIKKIEKLANTSVQSKVQPKYIKAYEVGTVESDYMMVAEALSEYSYGN
- a CDS encoding SPL family radical SAM protein; translated protein: MGAYDYTLNPYSGCSFGCNYCYAAFFARSTEEKDNWGNWLKVKENALQLLLKWRKKPLIDKTIYISSVTDPYQPIERELELTRSILKELLRYHKPRLVIQTRSQLVIRDIDLLKQFEVVQVNMTVTTDSEAVRKAFEPICPSNKVRLL
- a CDS encoding UvrD-helicase domain-containing protein, which encodes MSFQQSQATVIVGPAGCGKSIVITEKIKNIVEKGDYSTNLEILVTTFNKSLLRKLAEWIGNILNPERYEFKYDDDVPDLVLASSHFVFSGSTKTNIRLLHFDSLPRRIAGIKASGKYDWKKHEIILSDIIKEVKNRNGIYNDRHDNILNPEFIFEEYHRVIYGLQVGISGSKQKYLNVKRTGRGNNPSLQKNSDRRLLVWECLEAYAKKMHHEKIESFILKKQYLYASLKNGQVTKKYDYILIDEFQDCTEADFEIFFNLVKNPNNITIAGDLAQSVHLGTTARIPRDERMSRRQFHRLDGSYRLPVRISEAIREISASLVQKFGNDEGATHITPYKGSPPGARPIVVYGQDYQQVAPKIKQIFDYYKIYDLHKITILERDKELQREIYGLNIRCETDSILKLKGLEKECVVWSTRIPLEFEKEVFEFAYTIMTRTSSILIIAITDNTQLVYRKILGMLNRERLILWDSETENKFDSFCELYAVETVEDED